One Chanodichthys erythropterus isolate Z2021 chromosome 10, ASM2448905v1, whole genome shotgun sequence DNA segment encodes these proteins:
- the dzank1 gene encoding double zinc ribbon and ankyrin repeat-containing protein 1 — MTAGSVAAPQIIPIRMPSPGKAKHEIDSCTPVEIKSESPDVSVLYTLDGSKPEAMKRLGSGGSTLKFTEPIRLPVGKVSVRAMAVTTDGRQSAVVTKVFIVEPLASDEDLTADHEDDSLKNGRLINGKDDSLKNLKGSENGAGVSSIKYLDIPSGDSRRALKGPRFLSQCFGPSSSARLTAENTQNQSPDVVESPLRNLTSTQISRIQRETDFLRCPKCLSHRPSDPFAQFCLHCGSPVPPIPGQRLPPTEGGQMGLCVHCKTMVPLNTATCVVCESPLAQQLQPQASLRLQDKLICGSCGTGNPSHITHCVTCESQLLQQTTPVLSGQRAAPVPSSQGKMVSCSKCNRVNHSDARFCDWCGAKPGHKASTVTCSRCGASSHPYANYCGSCGVFLDGPPRTPSQVIQGQDALEADQVQHMACLVLIKHTSSATWQAVPAPESTTVPPAVGLRMCADAQTQTVGLFFPSSTELKKRSQQREAEISKQEQMSDRKPLLTAISPGRGFWRKQLDHICAHLRSYTQNNNEFRALIGEPRLGRMISAVIQEDSYEVSLRINFISASPEGSRLSSAGQQSRSGASESQNLSAVTEGRNSASPESNINTAASSANRRKQKKIWTSDSTEKQPESKDRLLLKEVGSEGRGRISMVQQLLDEGADPACLGSDGRPALVAAVLNGHHDVIPVLVQREADVNQSYGPLNNTALHEAAALGNEGLKSVEILLGCNASIRKQNDRGQTPYDIAVAAGSSSVVSLMAAHMGQGLLQRHTKARSMSGLDTFS; from the exons ACTCCTGCACTCCTGTGGAGATCAAATCAG AATCCCCTGATGTGAGTGTGCTGTACACACTGGACGGCAGTAAGCCCGAGGCGATGAAGAGGCTGGGCTCTGGTGGCAGCACTCTGAAGTTTACTGAACCTATTCGCTTACCTGTGGGAAAAGTGTCTGTGAGAGCCATGGCTGTCACCAC AGATGGCAGACAGAGTGCTGTCGTCACCAAGGTTTTCATAGTGGAGCCACTTGCTTCAGATGAGGATCTGACTGCGGACCATGAGGATGACTCTTTGAAGAATGGCAGACTGATCAATGGCAAGGAT GATTCATTAAAGAATTTGAAGGGGAGCGAAAACGGAGCTGGCGTTTCCTCTATTAAATATTTAG ATATCCCCAGTGGTGACTCTCGCAGAGCTCTGAAAGGCCCTCGATTCCTCTCACAGTGCTTCGGCCCCAGTTCTTCTGCAAGGCTGACAGCTGAAAACACACAA AACCAGAGTCCAGATGTTGTGGAAAGTCCCTTAAGGAATTTGACAAGCACTCAGATATCACGGATCCAGAGAGAAACAGATTTCCTTAG ATGTCCAAAGTGCTTGAGTCATCGCCCTTCAGACCCTTTTGCCCAATTCTGTCTGCACTGTGGATCACCAGTGCCCCCAATACCTGGTCAAAGACTCCCCCCTACTGAAGGAGGACAG ATGGGTCTAtgtgtgcactgtaaaacaATGGTGCCTCTCAATACGGCCACATGTGTGGTGTGCGAGTCTCCACTGGCTCAACAACTGCAGCCGCAGGCTAGTCTGAGACTACAG GATAAGTTAATCTGTGGCTCGTGTGGGACAGGAAACCCCTCTCACATCACACATTGTGTCACTTGTGAATCCCAGCTGCTTCAGCAAACCACA CCTGTTTTAAGTGGACAGAGAGCTGCACCTGTACCCAGTTCACAGGGCAAAATGGTTTCCTGCTCCAAGTGCAATAGAGTCAACCACTCGGATGCACGATTCTGCGACTGGTGTGGGGCAAAG CCCGGCCACAAAGCCAGCACTGTGACGTGTTCTCGGTGTGGAGCTAGCAGCCACCCATATGCTAATTACTGTGGTAGCTGTGGTGTCTTCCTGGACGGCCCACCCAGGACGCCCTCACAAGTAATCCAAGGACAGGACGCACTGGAAGCTGATCAGGTACAGCACATGGCCTGTTTGGTGCTCATAAAACATACA TCCTCAGCCACTTGGCAAGCCGTTCCTGCACCAGAATCTACAACTGTGCCTCCAGCTGTGGGTTTGCGCATGTGTGCAGATGCACAGACGCAGACAGTGGGTCTGTTTTTCCCATCCAGCACTGAGCTGAAAAAACGGAGCCAGCAGAGGGAGGCGGAGATTagcaaacaggaacagatgAGTGACAGGAAGCCCCTCCTCACTGCCATTAGTCCAGGTCGAG GGTTCTGGAGGAAGCAGCTGGATCACATCTGCGCTCATCTGCGCAGTTACACTCAGAATAATAATGAGTTCAGAGCTCTGATTGGAGAACCTCGGCTGGGCAGA ATGATCTCTGCTGTTATTCAGGAGGACAGCTATGAAGTCAGTCTGCGCATCAATTTCATCTCTGCCTCACCGGAGGGATCCAGG TTGTCATCTGCAGGACAGCAGAGCCGATCTGGGGCATCAGAGAGTCAGAACCTCAGTGCTGTGACAGAAGGCAGGAATTCAGCCAGCCCGG AGAGTAACATTAACACCGCAGCATCCTCAGCCAACAGAAGGAAGCAGAAAAAGATCTGGACATCAGACTCTACAGAAAAGCAGCCA GAGTCTAAAGACAGGCTTCTCCTAAAGGAGGTGGGGTCTGAGGGCCGGGGCCGGATCTCAATGGTGCAGCAGCTATTGGATGAG GGTGCTGATCCAGCATGTTTGGGAAGTGATGGGCGTCCTGCTCTGGTTGCTGCAGTGCTAAATGGGCATCACGATGTCATTCCTGTGCTGGTGCAGAGAGAAGCCGACGTTAACCAATCATATGGACC GTTGAATAACACGGCCCTGCATGAGGCTGCAGCTCTGGGAAATGAAGGTCTGAAGAGCGTTGAGATACTCCTGGG GTGTAACGCAAGTATCAGAAAGCAGAATGATCGGGGCCAGACACCGTATGATATTGCCGTTGCCGCCGGGAGCAGCTCCGTGGTCTCTCTGATGGCGGCTCACATGGGACAGGGTCTGCTACAGCGCCACACCAAGGCCAGGAGCATGTCAGGACTGGATACCTTCTCATGA
- the kat14 gene encoding cysteine-rich protein 2-binding protein — protein sequence MDSGDQRGLTAQDEETMCTSASEGLEEGEVEGETLLIVESEDQASVDLSHDQSGDSLNSDVGEDGEGSWNEDMSFYCDKCHKWIPAAQLRGEQPSYLKGDNFFKFTCSDCAEDGKESFERMRLTWQQVVMLAMYNLSLEGTGRQGYFRWKEDICAFISRHWTFLLGSRKKTSTWWSTVAGCLSVGSPTFFRSGAQEFGEPGWWKLVQNRPPTLRPEGEKSSAASIKAKAVSKPSLDPIITVEGLRKRGSRNPVESAMQLKEKRSRTQEAKEIRRAQKEAAGFLDRSASSTPVKLGSRARRSEPYLEKGEVIDFSSLSSSDRTPLTSPSPSPSPDFSAPGTPASHSATPSLLSEADLIPDVMPPQALFHDDEELDAEGVIDPGMEYIPPPSMPLATGTIMVRKKLRPAELIKQELESEDEERGRDGEEDEGQDEGLLPAGRGRGIERRKVLQDKGEGCVSLPAPRYTFISLYEERMLLHRLEACPQALAVTPQAKRLHRKLLVRQAKRERGLPLLDVDQAVSATLSLVGGVYGAQGGLASLRTSREEKYRTTSQDLRILDRFQSTVSIRKGFYQPTVSFWHRLMGSDACMDQTIKSPYTSRVLKPYIRRDYESRPLKMRLLSEIRAYHHRKDPTWVAEPDAPIDYCYVRPNHIPSVNSMCQDIFWPGIDLSECLQYPDFSVVVLYKKIVIGFGFMVPDVKYNEAYISFLLVHPEWRRAGIATFMIYHLIQTCMGKDVTLHVSASNPAMLLYQKFGFKTEEYILDFYDKYYPVDSKECRHAFFLRLRR from the exons ATGGACAGTGGGGACCAGAGGGGTCTCACGGCACAGGACGAGGAGACCATGTGCACGTCAGCGTCTGAGGGTCTGGAGGAAGGCGAGGTGGAGGGAGAAACTCTCCTCATTGTGGAATCGGAGGACCAGGCATCTGTGGATCTGTCTCACGACCAGAGCGGAGACTCTCTGAACAGCGACGTCGGTGAGGACGGCGAGGGAAGCTGGAATGAGGACATGTCATTCTACTGCGACAAATGCCACAAATGGATCCCGGCCG CCCAGCTACGTGGAGAGCAGCCCAGCTACCTGAAAGGAGACAATTTCTTCAAGTTCACCTGCTCGGACTGTGCGGAAGACGGAAAGGAGAGTTTTGAGAGGATGAGGCTGACATGGCAGCAG GTGGTTATGTTGGCCATGTATAACCTGTCTTTAGAGGGCACCGGACGACAAGGTTACTTCAGATGGAAGGAAGATATTTGTGCATTTATTAGTCGGCATTGGACCTTCCTACTTGGTTCCAG AAAGAAGACGTCCACATGGTGGAGCACCGTGGCAGGGTGTCTGTCTGTTGGCAGCCCGACGTTTTTCCGCTCCGGTGCACAGGAATTCGGAGAACCCGGCTGGTGGAAGCTAGTCCAGAACCGCCCACCTACTCTACGGCCTGAGGGGGAGAAAAGCTCTGCGGCCTCAATTAAGGCCAAAG CTGTGTCGAAGCCATCTCTCGACCCCATAATCACCGTGGAGGGTTTGAGGAAGCGCGGAAGTCGGAACCCAGTGGAAAGCGCCATGCAATTGAAAGAAAAGCGTTCCCGAACACAGGAGGCAAAAGAGATCCGGCGTGCACAGAAGGAGGCGGCCGGGTTTCTTGACCGCAGTGCCTCATCCACTCCTGTAAAACTGGGCAGCCGTGCACGACGGTCTGAGCCGTATCTGGAGAAGGGTGAAGTCATTGACTTTTCCTCTCTTAGCTCATCAGACAGAACCCCACTCACCTCTCCCTCCCCCTCCCCTTCGCCTGACTTCTCCGCCCCTGGAACGCCCGCCTCACACTCTGCTACGCCCAGTCTGCTGTCAGAGGCCGATCTCATCCCAGATGTCATGCCCCCTCAAGCTCTGTTCCACG ACGATGAAGAATTGGATGCCGAGGGTGTTATCGACCCCGGGATGGAGTATATTCCCCCTCCCAGCATGCCTTTGGCCACTGGCACCATCATGGTCAGGAAAAAGCTACGTCCGGCCGAGCTGATCAAACAAGAACTGGAGAGTGAAGATGAGGAGCGGGGCAGAGATGGCGAGGAAGACGAGGGCCAGGACGAAGGCTTGTTGCCGGCGGGACGGGGGCGCGGTATAGAGCGGAGGAAGGTTCTCCAGGATAAGGGTGAGGGCTGCGTGTCTCTGCCCGCCCCTCGTTACACGTTCATCAGCCTTTACGAAGAGCGCATGCTGCTCCACAGACTGGAGGCCTGTCCGCAAGCGCTGGCCGTCACGCCGCAGGCCAAAAGGCTGCATCGCAAGCTACTCGTGAGGCAGGCAAAAAGAGAGCGAGGGCTTCCCCTGCTAGATGTGGATCAGGCCGTGAGTGCTACACTGAGCCTGGTGGGGGGTGTGTATGGGGCGCAAGGGGGTTTGGCCAGCCTCAGGACGAGCAGAGAGGAGAAATACAGAACCACCAGCCAGGACCTTCGAATACTCGATCGCTTTCAA TCAACAGTGTCCATAAGGAAAGGGTTCTATCAGCCCACAGTGTCCTTCTGGCACAGGCTGATGGGTTCTGATGCCTGCATGGATCAGACCATCAAGAGTCCCTACACATCCAGAGTGCTCAAGCCATACATCAG GCGAGACTACGAGAGTCGGCCACTGAAGATGCGTTTACTCTCAGAGATCCGTGCGTACCATCACAGGAAGGACCCGACTTGGGTTGCTGAACCCGACGCACCTATAGACTACTGCTACGTACGGCCCAATCACATCCCTTCTGTCAACTCCATGTGTCAGGACATCTTCTGGCCTG GTATCGACCTATCAGAGTGCCTCCAGTACCCAGACTTCAGCGTAGTGGTGCTTTACAAGAAAATTGTGATCGGTTTTGGCTTCATGGTGCCAGATGTGAAGTACAACGAAGCCTACATCTCCTTCCTGCTGGTGCATCCGGAATGGAGGCGAGCTGGTATCGCCACATTCATGATTTACCATCTCATTCAG ACATGTATGGGAAAGGATGTGACTCTACATGTGTCGGCGAGCAACCCTGCCATGCTGCTGTACCAGAAGTTCGGCTTCAAGACAGAGGAGTACATCCTGGACTTTTATGATAAATACTACCCGGTGGACAGCAAAGAGTGTAGACATGCATTCTTCCTGCGCTTGCGCCGCTGA
- the pet117 gene encoding protein PET117 homolog, mitochondrial, with protein sequence MSATSKVILGLSIALTISTVAGVHIKQNWDRQRLREGVLRDLERVERKRENLRVLEEQIQLTRELVAERERREADTAGTHSS encoded by the exons ATGTCTGCGACCTCTAAGGTTATTTTGGGATTATCGATAGCGCTCACTATCAGCACAGTTGCAGGCGTTCATATCAAGCAGAACTGGGACAGACAG AGGCTGCGCGAGGGAGTACTGCGGGATCTGGAGCGCGTGGAGCGGAAGCGCGAGAACCTGCGCGTCCTCGAGGAACAGATCCAGCTGACAAGAGAGCTCGTGGCCGAGCGAGAACGACGAGAGGCTGACACGGCGGGGACACACAGCTCATAA